Within the Flavobacterium sp. 9R genome, the region ACATACGAACCATTGGATTTCTTCCAAAAGCATGATTTAAGGCCACATCTAAAATTACGGCAATTCCGTTCTGATGATACAAATCAATAAGCTCTTTTAACTTCTCGGGTGTTCCATAGAATTTATCTAAAGCCATATGGAAAGAGGTATTATACCCCCAACTTTCGTTGCCTTCAAATTCCATTACTGGCATTAATTGAATGGCATTGACCTTTAAATTTTTGAAATAATCAATTTTATCGATTAAGTCTTGGTAATTTCTTCTGGCGTCAAAGTCACGAACCAACACTTCATAAACTACTAATTTTTCTTTAGCTGGTTTCACAAAATTTAAGGTTGCTTGACTCCAAGCATAGGGTGTTTGTCCGGTTTTAAACCAAGTAACCTCTCTTTCTTGTCCAGAAGGATAAGCTGGTAAATTAGGAAAAGAAGCCGCTGGAATCCCACCATCATCATAAGGTGACAAGACCAAAGTTGAATAAGGGTCTGCAGCTTTTACCAAACTTGGTGAACCAGCCAAAGGGGTTTGATCCACCACCCAATATTGGTAGGTATAATTGGTTCCTGCAGTAAGTCCAGTTAATGCTAACCAGAATTTTGTTGATCCGGCCGTAGCATCTTTTTTCATTGCATAAGCTGCAGTAGGTTGCCAATTATTAAAACTTCCTGCTACATATACAAAATCTTTTAATGGAGCATCCAATACCAAAGTAGCTTTAGTAGCATCGTTTGGATTATAGTTGATTCCATCTACTAAACCTGCTGGAATCGTTTCAGAAACCACTGTTGGACTCACTACAGCTGTGAACTTTTTAACAATCGTGGTTGTTCCTTGTGTTACTTCTAATTCATAATTTTGATTTCCAGTAATATTAGTATGATTAAAAGCATAACTAGCTGTAGCTGAAGCAGTATTGATAGAAGCTCCATTGGATTTCAAATTGTAATTCGCAACACCATTGGTATTTGTTGCTGTTATATTCAAACTACCTCCAGAGGCTAAAATTGTCGTACTGTTTTGAGTAGGAGTATTCAATGTAACTTGAAAAGACCCAACTTCAGCCAAAATATCTTGGGATTTTTTATCACCAGTTCCATCTTTAGCTTTAACTAAAAATCCAATTTTACCAATACCCGTTGCGTTATAATAAGTTGCAGGAGTTATAGTTTTGGTATAGGTATCTGAACCAGCATTATAGGTAAATCTAGCCGCTTCATCTGAAGCAGTCCAAGAACCGTTTAATGGTGTTCCTTTAGGCGAAGTATCATTGGTATCAAAAGCCCAAGCCCACATATACAAAGCATTACCTGTAACTCCCCAAGTAGCTTCATTAATACTTGACCCATTGATAGTGATAGTAATTGCTGTAGTCTCTTCGAAAGTGGCAGGAGTGATAGTATATGAAACGGTTTGTTGCTGTGCAAAAACAATACCACCCAACAAAAGGAATCCTAAAAGTAAAATTTTTCTCATTCTTTTTGGCTATTAAAGATTAATGAAAAAAGGGTTGTCTTTAGGACAACCCTTCTTGGTATGTATCAAAAAACTAGTTTTTAGTTACAGTGTATTTGTAGTTTCTTGGAGAACTCAAATCAAGAGTAATTGTATAGTTTCCAGCTGTAGCAACTTTTATGTTATCTCCACCGTATTCTAAACTTCCATTAGCTCCTGTATCACCCATATTAACATCCCAGTTATTATTAGCTCTAAATTTCATTTCTTTACCACCAACTAAGTCTACAGTAATTTTCCAAACTTTTGCAGCTGCATCATAAGTCATAGCAGTACTATTATCCCAAGCACCAGGTGTAGCATCACCAACAATTCCCCAAGAAGTTGCTGTAGTTTTGTATGTTAATTTTTCTGTATCAACCTCTATTCTGTAATATCCAGCAGCAGTCATTTTCAAGTTAGCACCTTTTGGATCTAAAGTTCCAGCAGTAGCACCTTCCCCAAATTCACCTTTCCACTCAGGGAAGCTTGTGAATTTGTATTCACCAGCACCAGCAAAATTAACATACCCCTCAAAATCAACTTTTCCAAATCCTGAAGCAGATAATTGTGGAGAAGAAGCAGGATCCCAATCTTTTGGATATCCTGAAGCAGCTGCATACCCACCTGGAACCCACAACTTAGGATTTTCAGTAGTGTAAGGAGTTAAAACAAGTCCAATAACATTAGAATACATTGGAGCCATATTTCCAGTAACAGCACTAACTCTTGCTTCATATTCAGCAGGGGCAAAAGGAGTTGCTTTCAATGCTAATGCAGCCTTATTCATAGTCTCTACAGTCACAGAAACCTGATTTTCAGAAACAACAGATCCTATTACTTGAGGAGTTTTGAATTCATTCCCTTTTTTATCAATCTCTACAGAGTATGTTATCTGAACATCCCCAGAAAAGTTAGCAGATTTCCATGTAAAACGTTCAGCTTGAGCTGCAGCATTTTCAGGTTTTAAAACATAGGCTGCACCTGAGGTTGGAGCAGTCAACACAGGAGAATCAACTCCTTCAATTACAGGTCTATCTTGTACATCTTCAACGTTACATGATATAGCTAACATTGCAAACAATGCAATTAACGATCTTTTTATATTTTTCATTGTATTGGTTTTTTTTAATTAGTATCCAGGGTTTTGTTTCAATTTGTTATTAGCAACTAAAGCTGTTGCTGGAATAGGGAATAAATCTCTGAAAGATTGTGTTGGAGAGCCTCCAGCTACATTACCCTTCCAAGGCCATAAGTAAGAACCACCCGTAAATTTACCGAAACGAATTAAATCAGTTCTACGGTGTCCTTCCCAGTGTAATTCTTTTGCTCTTTCATCAAGGATAAAATCTAAAGTAAGATCTCCTGCGGAAATAGTTGTTGTTTGAGCACGAGTTCTTAGCGCATTAACATAACCTACAGCAGTAGCAACATTACCTCCTGCACCTCTAGCAACACATTCGGCATACATTAAATAAGCATCAGCTAAACGAAAGATAGGGAAATCCGTATCAGCAAAATTTCCTGATTTATCAGATCCTTGAACACCTGCTTTTGTAACATTTCTGAATTTTTGAATAGCATAACCATCTGAAAAGCTTCCCACATTTTTAATCTCTTTTGATTGACCTTGTGTAAAGAAGTTTCCACGTACATCTGTAGAACCCGCAGGGAATTTATCAACAAATGCAGAAGTAGTTCTAATACCAGCCCAACCTCCGTTGATACCAAATTCTGATGCTTTCATATCACCACCAACTGGAGCGTGAACCAAGAATGTTGTTCCACCATAAGTTTGAGTATTAAGACCATCAAAAGCAACTGTAAATATAAACTCATTTTGAGCTCCATTTGAATTGTTATCAGCTAAGAACAAATCTTTATAATTGTTATGAATAGCATACCCAGAAGTAATTACTTTATTAATTAGTGGTAATGCACCTACATAATTATCAGTTCCAGTATACACTTTTGCATTCATATACAGTTTAGCTTGCAACATCCAAGCTGCAGCTTGATCAACTCTATACAATTCATTGGTCTTTGGCGCTTTTAACTCAGGTGTCAAAGCGGTCAACTCTTCATCGATGAACTTATAAATCTCCGCTCTTGAAGCGTATTCAGGATAATAGAATGTACTTGGAGATGTTTCCGTTACAATTGAACCACCACCAAAAGTATCAACTAAGTGCCAGTATGTCAACGCTCTTAAGAAACGTGCTTCAGCTCTGTAGGTTTTAATTTCTGCTAGAGTTGGAGCATCTAGTCCTTTTCCATTTAACTTTTCATCTGTCGTTTGTCTTAAAAACTCATTACAGTTAACAATCTGAAAAGAGAAACGAGCAAAAGTAGCAGCAATAAATGTATCTAAAGAAGTCCATGTTTGATAGTGAAAATCTTTGATTGTTCCGTCATTCCATGCAATAATTGCTTCATCTGTGGTAAGCTCTTGCATCATCCAAAAACCTCTAATATATTGGCTAGCACCTTCATCTATTCCTGAAATATCAGGAGAACCAGCAGGCCCTGATTGACCTGAAGTAGCAAAACCAGCATACAATTTAGCTAAGAATTGTTTATAGGAAGCTGGATCTTTAAAAAATTCATCTCCAGGAACAGCAGCAGTATTTTCTGGAGCTTGGTCCAAATCATTGGTACACGATGGGAATAACATCACCAACAGTAACAAAGAAATACCCAATAATTTAATGTGTGTCTTTTTCATTTTTCTTGTTATTTGCATTAGAAATTAACGTTTAAACCTAACGTGAAAGTTATTGGTCTCGGGTATAAATTATTGTCAATACCTCCAGAAATTTCTGGATCAAGTCCTTTATAGTCCGTAATTAAGAATACGTTCTGAGCAGCAAAAGTTAATTTTACTAAAGAATTTGAATCTGGTTTTTGATTGAAAGTATATCCAATACTAACATTGTCCAATCTCAAGAAAGAAGCGTCTTGAATGTAGTAATCAGACTCATATCGTTTCGTATCTTGAGTTGTAAATCCAGTTTCTAAAATATTTTGAACGCCGTTTGACAAATCCGTATCTCTAATCAAAATATTTTGGAATGAACCATTGTTAGAATCTACGTTATTGTAATTGAAATTACCCCATGATCCTCTGAAAGCAGCCGCAAAATCCCAATTTTTATAAGTAACTGCCGTGTTAAACCCGTAGAATACATCAGCTGCTGGTTTGTGGAAACGGTATTTGTCTTGTTCATTTACGATTCCATCTTTATTTCTGTCAATGTACACCCCGTCTAAAGGTTTTCCATCTGCTCCATAAGCTTGCTCAAAAACATAGAATGAGTTAGGTGCATATCCTACTTGGTGATTTTGAATCGTATTTCCCGTACCTCCTGCATAACCCCCAACATTAATACCTGGAGTATTATCTTGAGCAGTAGTTAAGGCTGTAATTTTAGAGTTTTGGAAAGTAATATTTCCTCCAATACTCCACTCTAAGTCATCGGTTTTAACTGGAATTACATCTCCAGAAATCTCGATACCTTGATTTCTAATAGTACCAATGTTATAATTATCAGCATTTGAAAATCCAAAGAAAGGTGGATTAGCAGTAAACAACAACAAGTCTTTAGTATCTCTTTGATACACATCTACAGTACCTTTGATTCTATTATTTAAGAATCCAAAATCGATACCTGCATTTATTGTTGTAGTTTCTTCCCATTTCAAATTACTATTGTATGGTTGTGGTCTATAAGTATTGTAATAGATATTACCAAACTGATATTTAGCTTGTGAATTTGAAACCAAATACAATGGAATTGATGGATATTGAACCCCTATATCTTGTTGTCCAGTAACTCCCCAACCCGCTCTTAATTTAAGAGTAGAAACGCTCTCCACATCTTTTAAGAAATTCTCATCATTAATTTTCCAAGCCACTGCTACAGCTGGGAAGTTACCCCAACGATTCTCTTCAGTAAATCTTGAAGTACCATCTCTTCTAAATGAAGCTGTAATTAAATACTTGTCAGCAATTGTAAAATTAGCTCTAGCAAAAAATGATTGCAAATTAACTCTTGTTGCATTTGGAACACCTGGATTTACTTGATTGTTTTCAAAAACAAAGGAAGTACCATCATTAAAATCTCTAAAATCTTGATAGGTATAACCACCAGTTACATCTAGTTGTGTATCGATGGCATCAATTTTCTTGTTGTAATTCAAAAACAAATCCATCAACTTGTTGTTTCTGGTGCCATTATTTTCATACGTATTGTTAAATCCTGAACCAGGCAAACCAAATAAATAATCCGAATTAGTATTACCGAAAGATCTACCACTCAATTCATCAATACCAAAATTAGCAACCGCTTTCAATTCTGGCAAAAAGTGCAATTTGTAATCAAATTGAATATTACCAATACTTCTAAAAGAAGAACCATAATTATTTTGCTGATTGATTAAGGACAATGGATTTCTACCTGCCAATTGATTGAATTGTGTTGGATTTGTCATCCACTGAAAGTATGTTCCATCAGCATTCTTAATCGATTGCGTAGGATCAAATTGTATTGCAGCTCCAATTGCACCTCTATTACTATAATTGTTTTTCAAATAAGAGGTATTACTATTGATTTGTACCTTTAAATGTTTGTCAAAGAAATCTCCAACTAATGTAGCAGAAAGTGTAGTTCTTTGTAGATTATCTCTTAACAAGATTCCATCTAAATTAGCATATCCAACAGAAGCTCTGTAAGTAATGTTATCAGAACCACCACTTACAGCAATGTTATGATCTGTACCTAAAGCCGTTCTGTAAATCTCTTTTTGCCAATCAGTATTTGCAGCACCTAACAAAGCTTGTTGTTCTGTAGTACCATTAGCAGTAACGAAATTTCTAAATTGATTTGCAGTTAACACGTCAACTGTTTTGGTAACTTCAGAAACTTGAAAATTCCCATTATAGCTTACTTGTAAATCTCCTGCTTTACCTTTTTTGGTAGTAATGATGATTACCCCGTTTGATGCTCTTGAACCATAAATAGCGGTTGCCGATGCATCTTTTAAAACAGTGATAGATTCAATGTTATTCTGGTTAATAGTCGTTAATGGATTTCTACCACCGTTAATTCCTCCTGCTGCTACTGGAACTCCATCAATAACATACAAAGGATCATTATTAGCATTTAAAGAAGATCCACTTCTAATTCTAATAGTGGCCCCTTCACCAGGTGAACCACCACCATTAACAATTTGCAAACCTGCTACTTTACCCTGAATCATTTGGTCTGCAGAAGTTACTGGTCCTTTGTTAAAGTCTTTTGCTCCAAGCACAGTTACAGCACCTGTAGCATCTTTCTTTTTAACAGTACCATAACCTACTTGCACCACAACTTCTTTCAGTTCGTTTGCATCTTCTTCTAAAGAAGCGTTCAATACAGCTTGGCCCTCATAAGTTAAAGTAAGACTTCTCAGTCCTATGAAAGAAAATACAATTTTATCCCCTTTTTTAACATTGGATAATTTATATTTACCATCAAAATCGGTAGAAACACCGTTTGCTGCTCCTTGTATATTTACATTGGCTCCTGGTATTGGTTGTCCTGTTGCTTTTTCAACAACAGACCCCGTAACAGTATTCTGAGCCAGAATACTGAATGGTAGGAGTAGCAATAAAAATAACAACTTTTTATAAATTGTTTTCATACTTTTTGTTTAAATTAATGTTTAATTTTGGTTTTTAGTTAAGCTTTTGTTTTACTTCGAATTTCAAAATTAACATAATATTAATATCGCTGACATGACAAAAATCAGTTTAGTTTACGAAAACGTGATAGTGTTGAAAACTTTGAGGTATATTTATTATTTTTAACTAAAAATTGCCAGAATCAAAAAAAAATATCGCAACAAATACGATACTCTTTTTTTACAAATAACTAAAATGAAGAAAAAAGTAACATTAAAGCAAATTGCCAAGGAACTAGATGTCTCCATTTCAACTGTTTCAAAATCACTACGTAACAGCTTAGAGATTGGCGAAGAAACACGCCTTAAAGTGCAAGCTTTTGCCAAGTTCTATAATTACAAACCCAACAACATAGCCCTTAGCTTAAAAAACAGAAGAACCAAAACAATTGGCATCATTATTCCAGAAATTGTACATTATTTCTTTTCTACTGTCATTAATGGTATTGAACAAGTGGCCAACGAAAAAGGATATAGTGTAATTATTTGTTTATCGGATGACTCGTTTGATAAAGAAGTAATGAATATGGAACTTTTGGCACATGGAAGCACAGATGGCTTCATTATGTCTTTATCTAAAGAAACCCAATACAAAAAAGACTTTCACCACATTACCGAAGTAATTGATCAAGGAATGCCTGTCGTAATGTTTGACAGAATAACTGATGAAGTGCACTGTGACAAAGTAATCATTGACGACAAAAAAGCGGCCTACGAAGCAGTGGAATACCTAATTAATCAAGGAAGAAAAAAAATTGCACTAGTAACCACAGTAGATTATGTAAGTGTAGGTAAACTACGAACCGATGGCTACATCAAAGCTTTACAAGACAACAACATTGCTTTTGATGAAAACCTTATCATCAAAATCGAAGATGTAGACACCTGCGAAATTACTATTAGCAAATTATTAGCTGACAAAGTAATTGATGCGGTATTTGCCGTTAATGAACTTTTTGCTGTTACTATCCTAAAAACAGCTCACAAAATGAATTTGAATGTACCCAAAGACCTTGCAATAATTGCATTTACTGATGGTATCATATCAAAATATTCCACTCCAACCATAACTACTGTAAGTCAAAGTGGTATTAAAATGGGCAAAAAGGCAGCAGAAATTCTTATTGAAAGATTAGAATCTGAAGAAGATGATAACGATGAAGAAATCTACAAAACTGAAATCATTGAGACCCATTTAATCGAAAGAGAATCCACTGATTAAATTGATGATTTATCAACAAAAAACGTTGGAGTACTAATTATTTACTTGAGAAGTAAACCCTCAAGTAAATAATTCTCTATATTTACACAAGTCAAAACTTTTTTTTTACTTCGAAAATCAAGCAAAGTTTTGTTATTTTCTACTTACGCAAACTTTTTGTTTTTTTTATAACAAAATGTTCGCTGTACTTTCCATAATCAACCAAACCTTGCTTATACAAGCAAAACAAATTTATTTTTTTTGTAACTTTCACGATTCTAACAAATTAAGAAAGAACATCTACTTAAATGAGTTTATAGAATATTCATTTGATATATGTATTAATTCTAATGGCAACTCTTAATTTTTAACAGCGCTATAATCTGTAAAAAATAGATTTTTAGCTTTTATTGAAAATTAAGCAATCCATTAAAAATGAAATGCAATAGCAAAAATTCTTTCTCATCATCTAGATTTATAACTGGAATATTTTTGTACAACACAGCATTAGACATCAACAAACATAAGTGTTTGTAATATTTAAACTTTATAATATGGATCATATAGAAAAACCAAAATTAAGTTTTTGGCAAATTTGGAATCTAAGTTTTGGATTTTTAGGAGTACAAATTGGTTATTCACTACAAAACGGAAATACCAGCAGAATTCTAGAAGCTTTAGGAGCAGATGTCCACAGTATTGGATACTTTTGGTTAGCAGCACCTCTTGCGGGATTAATTGTACAACCTATTATTGGCCTTTCAAGTGATAAAACTTGGACAAGACTTGGACGAAGAATCCCATTTATATTTTTTGGAGCAATAGTATCGGCACTTGCTATGTTTTTTATGCCTAATGCTGAGTATTTTGCCTATTTATTACCACCGTTATTTTTTGGCGGATTAATGTTGTTGTTAATGGACACTTCCTTTAATGTGACCATGCAACCCTTTAGAGCTTTAGTTGGAGATATGGTCAATGATGATCAACGCAACTTAGGCTACTCACTACAAAGTGCTTTAATTAATTTTGGAGCCGTTTTTGGATCATTACTACCATGGATTTTGACTAAATCTGGTATTGCAAATGTTCCTGCACCTGGAGAAAAGGTAGCAGATTCAGTAATTTGGTCTTTTTATATTGGAGGTGCAATCTTATTATTAAGTGTACTATGGACCGTATTCAAAACAAAGGAATACGCACCAAAAGAACATGCACTTTACAACAAAATTGATTTAGACGCTGATGTTAAAAAAGAAAAAACAAGCATCATTAAATTAATAACTACTGCTCCAAAAATCTTTTGGCAACTTGGATTCGTACAATTCTTTTCTTGGTTTGCCTTGTTTTTAATGTGGGTATATACCACAAGAGCCATTGCTAATCAAGTTTGGGGACCAGATGCACTAGATGCTAAATCGATAGGATTTAATGAAGCTGGAGATTGGACAGGAGTTTTATTTGCTTTTTACAGCGCAGTTGCCGCTATTTATTCGCTACTTATTCCATCTATTGCAAAATCTATTGGTCGTAAAAAAACCTATTCTTTCTCATTATTGATGGGTGGTTTAGGATTAATATCAATGTTTTTAATAGAAGATAAAAATCTCTTACTCTTATCTATGATTGGTGTAGGATTTGCTTGGGCAGCTATTTTAGCTATGCCTTACGCAATGTTGTCCGGTTCGTTACCTGCTGACAAAATGGGAGTTTACATGGGCTTATTCAATGCCACTATTACCTTGCCACAGATTGCCGCTGGATTATTAGGAAGTACTTTAATCGCTCTTTTCGGCGGTTTCCCAATGGCTATAATCGTTATTGCTGGTGCTTCAATGTTGATTGCTGGTTTGGGTGTTATTTTCATCAAAGAAAAAACAACTAACCAATAAAATTATTTTAAAATGAAAAAGAAAAAAGGATTTATTTTCGATTTAGATGGTGTTATTGTAGACACTGCAAAATACCATTATTTGGCTTGGAAGAAAATTGCAGACAGCCTAAATATCGAATTTACGCATGAACACAATGAACTATTAAAAGGAGTTAGCCGTGTACGTTCATTAGACATTATTCTAGAACTTGGAAGTGTTGAAGCTTCTCAAGAACAAAAAGACCAATGGTTAGTTCAAAAAAATGAGGAATACTTGTCCTATCTTGTAGATATGGATCAAAGTGAAATTCTTCCGGGAGTTGTACCTGTCTTAGACTATTTAAAAGCAAATGAACAACTTATCGCGCTAGGTTCTGCAAGTAAAAACGCTAGACCTATCTTAGAAAAAACAGGCATTCTATCTTACTTTGATGCCATAGTTGATGGTAATGATGTTTCGAACGCAAAACCAGATCCAGAAGTGTTTTTGATTGCAGCGCAACAATTAAATACTTCACCTAATGACGCTATTGTTTTTGAAGATTCTGTTGCTGGAATTCAGGCTGCAAATATTGCCAATATGACTAGTGTCGGAATCGGTGATGCTACTGTTCTACATGAAGCACAACATAATTTCAAAGATTTCACCTTCATTGGTACTTCATTTTTGAATGAATTGATCGAAAAATAAAAAATCCCTTTGACTTTTGAAAAGTCTAGTAATTATAGAAATTAAAATAAATTAAAGAAAATGAACCAAGATTATATAAAACCAGACAATTGGTCCATCATTGAAGAAGAATTTGATGTAGAAAGAGTTAAGTCGTCGGAAAGTCTTTTCAGTATAGGAAATGGCGCCATGGGACAAAGAGCCAATTTTGAGGAAAGCTATTCTGGCCCAACTTTTCAAGGAAGCTACATAGCAGGTATATACTATCCAGACAAAACAAAAGTAGGATGGTGGAAAAATGGGTATCCAAAATATTTTGCAAAAGTATTGAATGCACCCAATTGGATTGGAATTGACATTGAAGTTAATGGTGAAAATTTCGATTTGTTTACTTGTACTCAAGTAAAAAATTTCAAAAGAGAATTGAACATGAAAGAAGGTTGGTACAACCGTTCTTTTGAAGCAACTTTAGCTAATGGTACTGAAATTGCAGTAAATGTTCGCCGTTTTTTGAGTATTACTCTAGACGAAGTTGGATTTATTAATTATGAAATTACACCGTTAAACAAAGACGCTAAAATTGTTTACAAACCCTATATAGACGCAGGAATTACTAACGAAGACACCAACTGGGAAGAAAAATTCTGGGAGCCTTTGGAAGTAAAAAAAGCAGCAAATGAAGCTTTTATTACTGCACAAACCTTCAAGACACATTTTAAAGTAACAACTTTTATGCAAAACACCGTTTTAATTAATGGTGTAGCATCTCACATTTCTCCAACTTCAATAGAATCTGGCACTGATAAAGTACAATATACTTATGAGACTATTGTAGCTAAAGGTACTGTATCATCTATTCAAAAAATAGGAGGATATGCTGTTTCCTTAAATCATAAAAACACACAATCTGCTGCTGAAAAAATCATTCACGAAGCATTAGCAAAAGGATATGATACTTTATTAGAAGAACAAAAAGACGCTTGGGCAAAAATCTGGGA harbors:
- a CDS encoding alpha-amylase family glycosyl hydrolase, with the translated sequence MRKILLLGFLLLGGIVFAQQQTVSYTITPATFEETTAITITINGSSINEATWGVTGNALYMWAWAFDTNDTSPKGTPLNGSWTASDEAARFTYNAGSDTYTKTITPATYYNATGIGKIGFLVKAKDGTGDKKSQDILAEVGSFQVTLNTPTQNSTTILASGGSLNITATNTNGVANYNLKSNGASINTASATASYAFNHTNITGNQNYELEVTQGTTTIVKKFTAVVSPTVVSETIPAGLVDGINYNPNDATKATLVLDAPLKDFVYVAGSFNNWQPTAAYAMKKDATAGSTKFWLALTGLTAGTNYTYQYWVVDQTPLAGSPSLVKAADPYSTLVLSPYDDGGIPAASFPNLPAYPSGQEREVTWFKTGQTPYAWSQATLNFVKPAKEKLVVYEVLVRDFDARRNYQDLIDKIDYFKNLKVNAIQLMPVMEFEGNESWGYNTSFHMALDKFYGTPEKLKELIDLYHQNGIAVILDVALNHAFGRNPMVRMWMNDPDGDGFGSPTTENPYFNTVAKHSYSVGEDFNHQQARTKNYVKRVIKQWVDEFKIDGFRWDLTKGFTQNAEGSDSQTNAYQQDRVDVLKEYADYSWSLDPTHYVIFEHLGTDTEERQWADYRINDPISKGIMTWGKMTDEYNELTMGWPNKNIARMSSSSRGFAGQRLMGYAESHDEERLMYKNLQFGNSAGSYNVKNLSTALSRMSALGAVSLLVPGPKMIWHFGELGWEQSIFACNNGVVNTPSDATAGDCKLDTKPQPQWTGNWLGASDRGKIYNDWAKMITLKINEPVFLGSVTISSTNSVTPNIKITNAALASTELKDVLIVSNFGVVANAVATGFPYTGTWYDLMDNTTLNVTDVNQTINLLPGEYRILGNKTATLAIADFEKEATIKLYPNPASNYFTLSAETTKVEIYSITGQKVKQFDSVKSIDQQFSISDLSKGFYLVKAYNDKNQTQVLKMIKD
- a CDS encoding SusE domain-containing protein, which gives rise to MKNIKRSLIALFAMLAISCNVEDVQDRPVIEGVDSPVLTAPTSGAAYVLKPENAAAQAERFTWKSANFSGDVQITYSVEIDKKGNEFKTPQVIGSVVSENQVSVTVETMNKAALALKATPFAPAEYEARVSAVTGNMAPMYSNVIGLVLTPYTTENPKLWVPGGYAAASGYPKDWDPASSPQLSASGFGKVDFEGYVNFAGAGEYKFTSFPEWKGEFGEGATAGTLDPKGANLKMTAAGYYRIEVDTEKLTYKTTATSWGIVGDATPGAWDNSTAMTYDAAAKVWKITVDLVGGKEMKFRANNNWDVNMGDTGANGSLEYGGDNIKVATAGNYTITLDLSSPRNYKYTVTKN
- a CDS encoding RagB/SusD family nutrient uptake outer membrane protein, which produces MKKTHIKLLGISLLLLVMLFPSCTNDLDQAPENTAAVPGDEFFKDPASYKQFLAKLYAGFATSGQSGPAGSPDISGIDEGASQYIRGFWMMQELTTDEAIIAWNDGTIKDFHYQTWTSLDTFIAATFARFSFQIVNCNEFLRQTTDEKLNGKGLDAPTLAEIKTYRAEARFLRALTYWHLVDTFGGGSIVTETSPSTFYYPEYASRAEIYKFIDEELTALTPELKAPKTNELYRVDQAAAWMLQAKLYMNAKVYTGTDNYVGALPLINKVITSGYAIHNNYKDLFLADNNSNGAQNEFIFTVAFDGLNTQTYGGTTFLVHAPVGGDMKASEFGINGGWAGIRTTSAFVDKFPAGSTDVRGNFFTQGQSKEIKNVGSFSDGYAIQKFRNVTKAGVQGSDKSGNFADTDFPIFRLADAYLMYAECVARGAGGNVATAVGYVNALRTRAQTTTISAGDLTLDFILDERAKELHWEGHRRTDLIRFGKFTGGSYLWPWKGNVAGGSPTQSFRDLFPIPATALVANNKLKQNPGY
- a CDS encoding TonB-dependent receptor, encoding MKTIYKKLLFLLLLLPFSILAQNTVTGSVVEKATGQPIPGANVNIQGAANGVSTDFDGKYKLSNVKKGDKIVFSFIGLRSLTLTYEGQAVLNASLEEDANELKEVVVQVGYGTVKKKDATGAVTVLGAKDFNKGPVTSADQMIQGKVAGLQIVNGGGSPGEGATIRIRSGSSLNANNDPLYVIDGVPVAAGGINGGRNPLTTINQNNIESITVLKDASATAIYGSRASNGVIIITTKKGKAGDLQVSYNGNFQVSEVTKTVDVLTANQFRNFVTANGTTEQQALLGAANTDWQKEIYRTALGTDHNIAVSGGSDNITYRASVGYANLDGILLRDNLQRTTLSATLVGDFFDKHLKVQINSNTSYLKNNYSNRGAIGAAIQFDPTQSIKNADGTYFQWMTNPTQFNQLAGRNPLSLINQQNNYGSSFRSIGNIQFDYKLHFLPELKAVANFGIDELSGRSFGNTNSDYLFGLPGSGFNNTYENNGTRNNKLMDLFLNYNKKIDAIDTQLDVTGGYTYQDFRDFNDGTSFVFENNQVNPGVPNATRVNLQSFFARANFTIADKYLITASFRRDGTSRFTEENRWGNFPAVAVAWKINDENFLKDVESVSTLKLRAGWGVTGQQDIGVQYPSIPLYLVSNSQAKYQFGNIYYNTYRPQPYNSNLKWEETTTINAGIDFGFLNNRIKGTVDVYQRDTKDLLLFTANPPFFGFSNADNYNIGTIRNQGIEISGDVIPVKTDDLEWSIGGNITFQNSKITALTTAQDNTPGINVGGYAGGTGNTIQNHQVGYAPNSFYVFEQAYGADGKPLDGVYIDRNKDGIVNEQDKYRFHKPAADVFYGFNTAVTYKNWDFAAAFRGSWGNFNYNNVDSNNGSFQNILIRDTDLSNGVQNILETGFTTQDTKRYESDYYIQDASFLRLDNVSIGYTFNQKPDSNSLVKLTFAAQNVFLITDYKGLDPEISGGIDNNLYPRPITFTLGLNVNF
- a CDS encoding LacI family DNA-binding transcriptional regulator; protein product: MKKKVTLKQIAKELDVSISTVSKSLRNSLEIGEETRLKVQAFAKFYNYKPNNIALSLKNRRTKTIGIIIPEIVHYFFSTVINGIEQVANEKGYSVIICLSDDSFDKEVMNMELLAHGSTDGFIMSLSKETQYKKDFHHITEVIDQGMPVVMFDRITDEVHCDKVIIDDKKAAYEAVEYLINQGRKKIALVTTVDYVSVGKLRTDGYIKALQDNNIAFDENLIIKIEDVDTCEITISKLLADKVIDAVFAVNELFAVTILKTAHKMNLNVPKDLAIIAFTDGIISKYSTPTITTVSQSGIKMGKKAAEILIERLESEEDDNDEEIYKTEIIETHLIERESTD
- a CDS encoding MFS transporter, with the translated sequence MDHIEKPKLSFWQIWNLSFGFLGVQIGYSLQNGNTSRILEALGADVHSIGYFWLAAPLAGLIVQPIIGLSSDKTWTRLGRRIPFIFFGAIVSALAMFFMPNAEYFAYLLPPLFFGGLMLLLMDTSFNVTMQPFRALVGDMVNDDQRNLGYSLQSALINFGAVFGSLLPWILTKSGIANVPAPGEKVADSVIWSFYIGGAILLLSVLWTVFKTKEYAPKEHALYNKIDLDADVKKEKTSIIKLITTAPKIFWQLGFVQFFSWFALFLMWVYTTRAIANQVWGPDALDAKSIGFNEAGDWTGVLFAFYSAVAAIYSLLIPSIAKSIGRKKTYSFSLLMGGLGLISMFLIEDKNLLLLSMIGVGFAWAAILAMPYAMLSGSLPADKMGVYMGLFNATITLPQIAAGLLGSTLIALFGGFPMAIIVIAGASMLIAGLGVIFIKEKTTNQ